One window of Stigmatella aurantiaca genomic DNA carries:
- a CDS encoding discoidin domain-containing protein, with product MKLASAGVLLALLSLFAGPEAHAASSLLSLKRPATASSVEGGNTADLAVDGSTGPRWASVWGVDPQWLSVDLGATAAIDRVKIQWESAYAKAYKVQVSADGNTWTDLYSTAAGDGGVDDLTVSGSGRYVRVYGTQRALTNYGYSILELEVYGTVGGGGTGPTLQLALNRSVYASSVEGGNTAEQAVDGSTGSRWSSAWGVDPQWLYVDLGAAAQVSRVKIQWEGAYAKAYKVQISSDELTWTDLYSTAAGDGGIDDLTVSGSGRYVRVYGTQRALAAYGYSILELEVYGTGGVNTPPVQYGPNVALNRTTTASSYEPNPPVGTAVPANAVDGNPATRWGSNATDSEWLTVDLGSSRTIGRVVLKWETAAGRVFDLQVSPNGTQWTTVYRELRGAGGTQTIPLYTTGRYVRMQGYARATSFGYSLYELEVYDYVAGQPQPTHTIAPLPVPSKVAVGQGSYLTNDYKMPQPRYPGYRTSNVTTPLPSNDWWQSLFIKPQGDYLVTLPLKSKFFSQGLGVLNPSAGWINGDRSAVNADGNPDFYLRSTSIDTSKMANRVTGYSDWSVDAVLSDDATDKLKVTFVKGSPYLYTQFSDPNSVEIYSSVISQIFNDSNTAILTADGTSVTTDRIGVRISNTDGGGTAQTRYYGVFAPAGTVFQKVGSKLKIRLGSGQNFLAVAALPSPTDLNYFYQHAYAFVTGTQVSYAYDEASAQLTTTFNLTTQLKRTGFSNVTLTALLPHQWKSTTAALTSLTYPSVRGTLKLREGNAFTTVNRFHGIVPQFPEPTNPEYSRTLMSQYLQILERQTASTPMAADAYWQGKQLHPLAMGVLAADKTGNTAYRDLFLSRIRTILTNWYTYTDGEPDYFFYYNPDWGTTYYRVSEFGANTGITDHHFTYGYYVFASAVLATYDANFRTQYGAMVEHLIRDYANPSRTDTLYPFFRSFDPYEGHSWAGGYADNNNGNNQEAAGESLFGWVGQYLWGVLTGNTAYRDAGIYGFTTELKAVEQYWFNYDGDNWVPQWTHKTVGQVYGSSNFYGTFFSGAPVHIYGIHWLPTAEYLTSYGFNPTQAAALYNGFVTDNGGPEKEWQHVVWPIQSLSNAAGAIGKWNASALQQNEVFNTYWFIHNMASLGQRTSDIWATGKAAATVYKKGTVYSALVWNPTDAPLTVTFKNASGTTGTASVPAKSLLRVNPVQ from the coding sequence ATGAAACTCGCGTCCGCCGGCGTCCTGCTGGCGCTCCTGTCCTTGTTCGCCGGTCCGGAGGCCCATGCGGCCTCCAGCCTGCTGTCCCTGAAACGTCCCGCCACCGCGTCCTCCGTGGAGGGGGGCAACACGGCGGACCTCGCCGTGGATGGCAGCACCGGGCCCCGGTGGGCCAGCGTCTGGGGCGTGGACCCGCAGTGGCTCTCCGTGGACCTGGGCGCCACGGCCGCCATCGACCGCGTCAAGATCCAGTGGGAGTCCGCCTATGCCAAGGCCTACAAGGTCCAGGTCTCCGCGGACGGCAACACCTGGACGGACCTCTATTCCACGGCGGCGGGCGATGGCGGCGTCGATGACCTGACCGTCTCCGGCAGCGGCCGCTACGTGCGCGTGTATGGGACGCAGCGCGCGCTGACCAACTATGGCTACTCCATCCTGGAGCTCGAGGTGTACGGCACCGTGGGCGGCGGGGGCACGGGCCCCACGCTCCAGCTCGCGCTGAACCGCAGCGTCTATGCCTCCTCGGTGGAGGGCGGCAACACGGCGGAGCAGGCCGTGGACGGCAGCACCGGCTCCCGGTGGTCCAGCGCGTGGGGCGTGGATCCGCAGTGGCTCTACGTGGACCTGGGCGCCGCCGCACAGGTCAGCCGCGTCAAGATTCAGTGGGAGGGCGCCTACGCCAAGGCCTACAAGGTCCAGATTTCGAGCGATGAGCTGACCTGGACGGACCTCTATTCCACGGCGGCCGGCGACGGCGGCATTGACGACCTGACCGTCTCCGGCAGCGGCCGGTACGTGCGCGTGTACGGCACGCAACGGGCGCTCGCCGCGTATGGCTATTCCATCCTGGAGCTCGAGGTGTACGGCACGGGCGGGGTGAACACGCCCCCGGTGCAGTACGGCCCCAACGTGGCGCTGAACCGGACCACCACCGCGTCCTCCTATGAGCCCAACCCGCCCGTGGGTACCGCGGTGCCCGCGAACGCCGTGGACGGCAATCCGGCGACGCGCTGGGGCTCCAACGCCACGGACAGCGAGTGGCTCACCGTGGACCTGGGCAGCTCCCGGACGATTGGCCGCGTGGTGCTCAAGTGGGAGACGGCCGCGGGGCGCGTGTTCGACCTGCAGGTCTCTCCCAACGGCACGCAGTGGACCACCGTCTACCGTGAGCTCCGGGGCGCGGGCGGCACGCAGACCATCCCCCTGTACACCACCGGCCGCTATGTCCGGATGCAGGGCTACGCCCGGGCCACCAGCTTCGGCTACTCCCTCTACGAGCTCGAGGTCTACGACTACGTGGCGGGCCAGCCCCAGCCCACCCATACGATTGCGCCGCTGCCCGTTCCGTCCAAGGTGGCCGTGGGCCAGGGCAGCTACCTGACGAACGACTACAAGATGCCGCAGCCCCGCTACCCGGGCTACCGCACCAGCAACGTGACGACGCCCCTGCCGTCCAATGACTGGTGGCAGTCCCTCTTCATCAAGCCGCAGGGCGATTACCTCGTCACCCTGCCCCTGAAGTCCAAGTTCTTCAGCCAGGGGCTCGGCGTGCTGAACCCCAGCGCGGGGTGGATCAACGGCGACCGCTCGGCCGTGAACGCCGATGGCAACCCGGACTTCTACCTGCGCTCCACCAGCATCGACACGTCCAAGATGGCCAACCGGGTGACCGGCTACAGCGACTGGTCCGTGGACGCCGTGCTCAGCGATGACGCCACCGACAAGCTCAAGGTGACGTTCGTCAAGGGCTCGCCCTACCTCTATACCCAGTTCAGCGATCCCAACTCGGTGGAGATCTACTCCTCCGTCATCTCCCAGATCTTCAACGACAGCAACACGGCGATCCTCACCGCGGATGGCACCTCGGTGACCACCGACCGGATCGGCGTGCGGATCTCCAACACCGACGGCGGGGGCACGGCCCAGACGCGCTACTACGGCGTCTTCGCCCCGGCGGGCACCGTGTTCCAGAAGGTGGGCTCGAAGCTGAAGATCCGCCTGGGCAGCGGCCAGAACTTCCTCGCGGTGGCGGCCCTGCCGTCCCCCACCGACCTGAACTACTTCTACCAGCACGCGTACGCCTTCGTGACGGGCACCCAGGTCAGCTACGCCTACGACGAGGCCTCCGCACAGCTCACCACCACCTTCAACCTGACCACGCAGCTCAAGCGCACCGGGTTCTCCAATGTCACGCTGACGGCGCTGCTGCCCCACCAGTGGAAGAGTACCACGGCGGCGCTCACCTCCCTCACCTACCCGTCCGTGCGCGGCACGCTGAAGCTCCGCGAGGGCAATGCCTTCACGACGGTGAACCGGTTCCACGGCATCGTCCCCCAGTTCCCGGAGCCCACCAACCCCGAGTACTCCCGGACGCTGATGAGCCAGTACCTGCAAATCCTGGAGCGGCAGACCGCCAGCACCCCAATGGCCGCCGACGCGTACTGGCAGGGCAAGCAGCTGCACCCGCTCGCCATGGGCGTGCTCGCCGCGGACAAGACCGGCAACACCGCCTACCGGGACCTGTTCCTCTCGCGCATCCGCACCATCCTCACCAACTGGTACACGTACACGGACGGCGAGCCGGACTACTTCTTCTATTACAACCCGGACTGGGGCACGACGTACTACCGGGTCAGCGAGTTTGGCGCCAACACCGGCATCACCGACCACCACTTCACCTACGGCTACTACGTGTTCGCCTCGGCGGTGCTCGCCACGTATGACGCGAACTTCCGCACCCAGTACGGCGCCATGGTGGAGCACCTGATCCGTGACTACGCGAACCCCTCGCGCACCGACACGCTGTACCCGTTCTTCCGCAGCTTTGATCCGTACGAGGGCCACTCGTGGGCCGGTGGCTACGCGGACAACAACAACGGCAACAACCAGGAGGCGGCCGGCGAGTCGCTGTTCGGCTGGGTGGGCCAGTACCTCTGGGGCGTGCTTACCGGAAACACCGCCTACCGCGACGCGGGCATCTACGGCTTCACCACGGAGCTGAAGGCCGTGGAGCAGTACTGGTTCAACTATGACGGGGACAACTGGGTGCCCCAGTGGACGCACAAGACGGTGGGCCAGGTGTACGGCTCGTCCAACTTCTACGGCACCTTCTTCAGCGGCGCGCCGGTCCACATCTACGGCATCCACTGGCTGCCCACCGCCGAGTACCTGACCAGCTACGGCTTCAACCCCACCCAAGCCGCCGCGCTCTACAACGGCTTCGTGACGGACAACGGCGGGCCCGAGAAGGAGTGGCAGCACGTCGTGTGGCCCATCCAGTCGCTGAGCAACGCCGCCGGGGCCATCGGCAAGTGGAACGCCTCCGCCCTCCAGCAGAACGAGGTGTTCAACACGTACTGGTTCATCCACAACATGGCCAGCCTCGGCCAGCGCACCTCGGACATCTGGGCCACGGGCAAGGCGGCGGCCACCGTCTACAAGAAGGGCACCGTGTACTCGGCCCTCGTGTGGAACCCCACCGACGCCCCGCTCACGGTGACGTTCAAGAACGCCTCGGGCACCACGGGCACCGCCTCCGTGCCCGCCAAGTCTCTCCTCCGGGTCAACCCGGTGCAGTAG
- a CDS encoding DUF6310 domain-containing protein: protein MNLRTCSALRQAVAIAVAGVVAGCATSPERPETQEAPETYAWAPVRPPAVPGTGLPTPGQPGQVRPQPLPRSPHKRVLPPTREPGLWAGDAPHASQEPEAKPSPERPGANRRDPPAPVTAERRRRPECEPIPVPHAGEDPPHNECADRFPPNRYPGKDVLVGGKRFDALQVGVRVLWEIKTHRFDAYSDFIQRQTILEQVPLLQEERDIAEACGYGFVVGVSTQAHKDALLQRDPRLDIVVTGCMR from the coding sequence ATGAACCTCCGAACTTGCAGCGCACTCCGCCAAGCCGTTGCCATTGCTGTTGCCGGAGTCGTCGCTGGGTGCGCCACCTCTCCAGAGAGGCCTGAGACTCAAGAGGCGCCTGAGACCTACGCTTGGGCGCCTGTGCGCCCACCCGCTGTGCCCGGCACGGGCCTTCCCACCCCGGGGCAGCCAGGGCAGGTTCGCCCCCAGCCCCTGCCGCGGAGCCCGCACAAGCGCGTGTTGCCGCCTACCCGGGAGCCGGGCCTTTGGGCCGGAGACGCTCCTCATGCGTCACAGGAACCGGAGGCGAAACCCTCACCGGAGAGGCCCGGAGCGAACAGGAGGGACCCGCCTGCCCCGGTGACGGCGGAGCGCCGCCGCCGCCCAGAGTGCGAGCCCATCCCAGTGCCACACGCGGGCGAAGATCCCCCGCATAACGAGTGCGCCGATAGGTTTCCGCCGAACCGCTACCCCGGAAAGGACGTGCTCGTGGGCGGCAAGCGCTTTGATGCGCTGCAAGTCGGCGTGCGCGTGCTGTGGGAGATCAAGACCCATCGATTCGACGCGTATTCTGACTTCATCCAGCGGCAGACGATCTTGGAGCAAGTGCCATTGCTACAAGAAGAGCGGGACATCGCGGAGGCATGTGGATACGGCTTCGTCGTTGGGGTGAGCACCCAAGCCCACAAGGATGCGTTACTGCAACGGGATCCCAGACTTGATATCGTCGTCACGGGGTGCATGCGATGA
- a CDS encoding DUF5953 family protein, which produces MTKRRTLILIVYAPALVGDDGRTLAVVHGIERALPGVRLEWELSKAGRPIALPQRDGWLAEASVRGKFPLLCNGDESYPVTVTGWGTPARQNAGGQPQFEVHVELPLDAASIAVAADLLDGVAEGAHAFWGRATPDGAALDIAYQIAPTREGPPSPPRGLPALKLFKDIRAPEIPYYLGWLNYWSDAAARAIGFPDPSRDADLLSRARRTERGGWIVRLTDTPLDLDIPSHLEALLRAYERFPEIGGRVPQR; this is translated from the coding sequence ATGACCAAGCGGAGAACCCTTATCCTCATCGTCTACGCGCCTGCGCTTGTAGGAGACGACGGCCGCACGCTCGCAGTCGTCCACGGAATCGAACGGGCGCTTCCCGGTGTGCGCTTGGAGTGGGAGCTGTCAAAGGCGGGGCGGCCCATCGCGTTGCCGCAACGCGATGGGTGGCTCGCTGAGGCGAGCGTGCGTGGGAAGTTTCCGCTGCTGTGCAACGGTGACGAGAGTTACCCCGTGACGGTTACAGGATGGGGAACACCTGCGCGCCAAAACGCGGGCGGCCAGCCACAATTTGAAGTCCATGTAGAGTTGCCGCTGGATGCAGCCAGCATCGCAGTTGCGGCGGATCTGTTGGATGGCGTGGCAGAAGGCGCACACGCGTTCTGGGGGCGTGCAACGCCCGACGGCGCTGCGCTGGACATCGCGTATCAAATAGCCCCCACCCGGGAAGGGCCGCCGTCCCCACCCCGTGGGCTGCCCGCGCTCAAGCTCTTCAAAGATATTCGCGCGCCGGAGATTCCCTATTACCTCGGGTGGCTGAACTACTGGTCGGATGCTGCCGCTCGGGCTATCGGCTTCCCGGATCCCTCGCGTGACGCGGACTTGCTCTCTCGGGCGCGGCGCACCGAGAGGGGCGGGTGGATCGTGCGGCTTACAGATACGCCGCTCGATCTCGACATCCCCTCGCACCTAGAGGCGCTCTTACGCGCGTATGAGCGCTTCCCGGAGATTGGCGGGCGCGTGCCTCAGCGCTGA
- a CDS encoding YcjF family protein — protein MDFNLADEVRRQLEEALSKRGRVNIVIAGRSGVGKSTLVNAVFQGNLAETGQGRPVTRSAREYSKEGLPLTILDTRGLEMDQYAETTRQLEAEVRARSMDADAKRHLHVAWVCLSEDSRRVEQGETAVAEMLARYMPVVAVITKARSDQGFREQVLQLMPVARNAMRVRALREQDDEGHVLEPRGLQELVDVTMELVPEAQRNAFAAAQKVSVEQKRTRAHAIVGSAATLAGTIGATPIPFSDALVIVPVQIGMLASISAVFGLPLSQAFLSTLISSASGGLVATLSGQTIVSGLLKLVPGVGTVVGAAISAATAIAVTTLFGEGYISVLSKLFLRNQGEPPTEEEVAKAFREELHGRSSPRR, from the coding sequence ATGGATTTCAACCTCGCGGATGAGGTGCGGCGCCAGCTGGAGGAAGCGCTGAGCAAGCGGGGGCGGGTCAACATCGTCATCGCCGGGCGCAGCGGGGTGGGCAAGAGCACCCTGGTGAATGCCGTCTTCCAGGGCAACCTGGCGGAGACGGGCCAGGGCCGCCCGGTGACCCGAAGCGCGCGGGAGTATTCGAAGGAGGGGCTGCCCCTCACCATCCTCGACACCCGCGGGTTGGAGATGGACCAGTACGCGGAGACGACGCGCCAACTGGAGGCAGAGGTGCGCGCACGCTCGATGGACGCGGACGCGAAGCGCCACCTGCACGTGGCCTGGGTGTGCCTCTCCGAGGACTCGCGCCGGGTGGAGCAGGGGGAGACGGCCGTGGCGGAGATGCTCGCCCGGTACATGCCGGTGGTGGCGGTCATCACCAAGGCCCGCTCGGACCAGGGCTTCCGGGAGCAGGTGCTCCAGCTCATGCCCGTGGCGCGCAACGCCATGCGGGTCCGTGCGCTGCGCGAGCAGGACGACGAGGGGCACGTGCTGGAGCCGCGCGGGCTCCAGGAACTCGTGGACGTGACGATGGAGCTGGTGCCCGAGGCCCAGCGCAACGCCTTCGCCGCCGCGCAGAAGGTGAGCGTGGAGCAGAAGCGCACGCGGGCCCACGCCATCGTGGGCAGCGCCGCCACGCTGGCGGGCACCATTGGCGCGACGCCCATTCCCTTCTCGGACGCGCTCGTCATCGTGCCGGTGCAGATCGGCATGCTGGCGAGCATCAGCGCCGTGTTCGGCCTGCCCCTGAGCCAGGCCTTCCTCTCCACGCTGATCAGCTCGGCGAGCGGGGGGCTGGTGGCGACACTCTCGGGACAGACGATTGTCTCGGGCCTGCTGAAGCTCGTGCCGGGCGTGGGCACCGTCGTGGGGGCGGCCATCTCGGCGGCCACGGCCATCGCGGTGACGACCCTCTTCGGAGAGGGCTACATCAGCGTCCTGTCGAAGCTCTTCCTGCGCAACCAGGGCGAGCCCCCCACGGAGGAGGAGGTCGCTAAAGCCTTCCGGGAGGAGCTCCATGGCCGGAGCTCCCCCCGCCGCTGA
- a CDS encoding serine/threonine-protein kinase, with the protein MGCVRCQIEHPIRTVCPSLPGSSRPEEGSAQGGLLHGPLVLQKQLGSGATGTVYLAQHMSTGAEFALKVLHPHLASNPTVKDRFYVETHVAARVVHPSVTRILDARPGPGGLPSLLMEYVAGESFSSLPLPLPCADVVWMLGQVLEGLEAAHSRGVVHRDLKPDNLVLTRPKDGTPRVKVLDFGMVSVLAASFSQDELNAGMALGSPAYMAPEQWETTAADTRMDVYSLGVVGYRLVTGRLPFGGGRMGEVLLGQPEVRPLPPHVIDARVPKALSEVLMRAIARRPEERFQSAREFRAALLEAAPQAPVREAAPAREPAPTPTLTPQAGLQVRVRGLAGQGTHTVDVREVRPDGLFIAHDGPLPQRAARLPMELTFQGKSLLCIADVVRHVSKDEAHILGIAAGFSVRFAEPSEPLRQMLAQVLARTAPPKVESAEPPADPELAQLLSRTAALMHDPYVLLGLAPSASFEEVRQRAETALRKLGDFRQRPLPAGQRKELMTLGARVDAARRTLGDPLSRVGFDATRGNAHGIARCMAAGVSQESVEPLRKAFLTARPGAEEKSRAFLTRARQLETQNALRPAIDCYAKALALDPLNLPFQRHYWTLQRQVRAVTTVVPAVAL; encoded by the coding sequence ATGGGATGTGTTCGTTGCCAGATTGAACATCCGATCCGGACGGTCTGCCCGTCTCTTCCGGGCTCGTCCCGGCCGGAGGAGGGGTCAGCCCAGGGCGGGCTGCTGCACGGGCCGCTCGTGCTCCAGAAGCAGCTGGGCTCGGGGGCGACTGGCACCGTGTACCTCGCCCAGCACATGTCCACCGGGGCGGAGTTCGCCCTGAAGGTGCTGCACCCGCACCTGGCCTCCAACCCCACCGTGAAGGACCGGTTCTACGTGGAGACCCACGTGGCCGCTCGCGTGGTGCACCCCAGCGTCACCCGCATTCTCGATGCGCGCCCGGGGCCCGGAGGCCTGCCGAGCCTGCTGATGGAGTACGTGGCGGGCGAGTCCTTCTCGTCGTTGCCGCTGCCCCTGCCGTGCGCGGATGTGGTGTGGATGCTGGGCCAGGTGCTCGAAGGGCTGGAGGCCGCGCACTCCCGCGGCGTGGTTCACCGGGACCTCAAGCCCGACAACCTCGTGCTCACCCGTCCCAAGGACGGGACGCCCCGGGTGAAGGTGCTCGACTTCGGCATGGTCAGCGTCCTGGCCGCCAGCTTCTCCCAGGACGAGCTGAACGCCGGCATGGCCCTGGGCTCTCCGGCCTACATGGCGCCGGAGCAGTGGGAGACCACCGCGGCCGACACCCGCATGGATGTGTATTCGCTGGGCGTGGTGGGCTACCGGCTCGTCACGGGCCGCCTGCCTTTCGGCGGGGGGCGCATGGGCGAGGTGCTGCTCGGCCAGCCCGAGGTCCGGCCCCTGCCGCCCCATGTCATCGATGCGCGGGTGCCCAAGGCCCTCTCCGAGGTGTTGATGCGGGCCATCGCCCGGCGCCCCGAGGAGCGCTTCCAGAGCGCCCGGGAGTTCCGTGCCGCGCTGCTCGAGGCCGCGCCCCAGGCGCCCGTGCGCGAGGCCGCGCCCGCGCGTGAGCCCGCGCCTACGCCCACGCTCACGCCTCAGGCGGGCCTTCAGGTCCGGGTGCGGGGCCTCGCGGGGCAGGGGACGCACACCGTGGATGTCCGGGAGGTGCGGCCCGACGGCCTCTTCATCGCGCATGACGGGCCGTTGCCGCAGCGGGCGGCCCGGCTGCCCATGGAGCTCACCTTCCAGGGGAAGTCGCTCCTGTGCATCGCCGATGTGGTGAGGCACGTGTCCAAGGACGAGGCTCACATCCTCGGTATCGCCGCGGGCTTCTCCGTCCGCTTCGCCGAGCCCTCGGAGCCGCTGCGGCAGATGCTCGCCCAGGTGCTCGCGCGCACCGCGCCGCCCAAGGTGGAGTCCGCGGAGCCGCCGGCCGATCCAGAGCTGGCCCAGCTCCTGTCCCGCACCGCCGCGCTGATGCATGACCCCTATGTCCTGCTGGGCCTGGCGCCGTCGGCCAGCTTCGAGGAGGTGCGCCAGCGCGCGGAGACGGCGCTGCGCAAGCTGGGGGACTTCCGGCAGCGCCCGTTGCCCGCGGGCCAGCGCAAGGAGTTGATGACGCTGGGCGCCCGCGTGGATGCGGCGCGGCGCACGCTGGGGGACCCCCTGTCGCGCGTGGGTTTCGACGCCACCCGGGGCAACGCCCATGGCATCGCCCGGTGCATGGCCGCCGGGGTGTCCCAGGAGTCCGTGGAGCCCCTGCGCAAGGCCTTCCTCACGGCCCGGCCTGGCGCGGAGGAGAAGTCGCGGGCGTTCCTGACGCGGGCCCGGCAACTGGAGACCCAGAACGCCCTGCGCCCCGCCATCGACTGCTACGCCAAGGCCCTGGCCCTGGACCCGCTCAACCTGCCCTTCCAGCGCCACTACTGGACGCTCCAGCGGCAGGTGCGCGCGGTGACGACGGTGGTCCCCGCAGTGGCCCTGTAG
- the rdgC gene encoding recombination-associated protein RdgC, with protein MPVLRGAVTFSRFLVEPAEDAPADLKRSLVRALKARAFEPIDRKSEEERASGFVELENSEGTDFSPGSVSYGEYTLFAYRVDTLKVPGPVLRAELNKWSAAFEKEKGRPPGRSEKAEGRAGLRQMLRNRAVPGTKVHDLSWNVEARQLQIWAASRTAVEEVMNAVETAFKVKLLPLVPAAMAERNGLAEASLGPTAELLGVELSAEVSHGEA; from the coding sequence ATGCCCGTCCTGCGTGGAGCTGTCACCTTCTCGCGCTTCCTCGTCGAGCCTGCCGAGGACGCGCCCGCGGACCTCAAGCGCTCGCTCGTCCGAGCGCTCAAGGCCCGTGCCTTCGAACCCATTGACCGCAAGAGCGAGGAGGAGCGCGCCTCCGGCTTCGTCGAGCTGGAGAACTCGGAGGGCACCGACTTCTCTCCCGGCAGCGTCTCCTATGGCGAGTACACCCTGTTCGCCTACCGCGTGGACACGCTCAAGGTGCCCGGCCCCGTGCTGCGCGCCGAGCTCAACAAGTGGTCCGCCGCCTTCGAGAAGGAGAAGGGCCGGCCGCCGGGCCGCTCGGAGAAGGCCGAGGGCCGCGCCGGGCTGCGGCAGATGCTGCGCAACCGCGCCGTGCCAGGCACCAAGGTGCATGACCTGAGCTGGAACGTGGAGGCCCGCCAGCTTCAGATCTGGGCTGCCTCGCGCACCGCCGTGGAAGAGGTGATGAACGCCGTGGAGACCGCCTTCAAGGTGAAGCTGTTGCCGCTGGTGCCCGCCGCCATGGCGGAGCGAAACGGCCTCGCGGAGGCCTCGCTGGGGCCCACCGCCGAGCTGCTGGGCGTGGAGCTGTCCGCGGAGGTGAGCCATGGGGAGGCGTGA
- a CDS encoding YciI family protein, producing the protein MKYMLMMHTPSNGPYQISQWRQEDFKAHIAFMIHFTKQLGTSGELVAAEGLAGPDQAKRVRAGQDGKPITDGVFPESKEFLAGFWIVDVESPERAYAIAAQASAAPGPEGKPLNMAIEVRQVPSGPPPDMA; encoded by the coding sequence ATGAAGTACATGCTGATGATGCACACCCCGTCCAACGGGCCGTACCAGATCTCCCAGTGGCGGCAGGAGGACTTCAAGGCGCACATCGCCTTCATGATCCATTTCACCAAGCAACTCGGAACCTCGGGGGAATTGGTGGCCGCCGAAGGCCTGGCCGGGCCCGACCAGGCCAAGCGCGTGCGCGCCGGGCAGGATGGCAAGCCCATCACCGACGGCGTGTTCCCGGAGTCCAAGGAGTTCCTCGCCGGTTTCTGGATCGTGGACGTCGAGAGCCCCGAGCGCGCCTATGCGATTGCCGCGCAGGCCTCCGCCGCGCCCGGCCCCGAGGGCAAGCCGCTCAACATGGCGATCGAAGTGCGGCAGGTGCCGAGCGGCCCTCCCCCTGACATGGCCTGA
- a CDS encoding RNA polymerase sigma factor, whose protein sequence is MPSSLDTPAEQLLRDLAPQVLGVMVRRFHDFAASEDAVQEALIAAALQWPREGIPQEPRAWLLQVASRRIADQARAEAARRHREALVVSLVPPELQIVLAADADEASGRDDSLVLLFMCCHPVLTPASAIALTLRAVGGLTTAEIAKAFLVPEATMAQRISRAKQSIQTSGVPFQMPTPEERAQRLGTVLHVLYLLFNEGYTASAGPELQRIDLSGEALRLTRLLRGFLPEDGEVAGLLALMLLTDARRAARTGPSGELISLDAQDRRLWDSRAIAEGVALVTEALSKGSIGTYQVQAAIAAVHDGAARAEDTDWPQILALYEVLLRLAGNPVVALNHAVAMAMVHGPRAGLERLKALDADARLTGTHRLDAVRAHLLERAGEPEAAIAHYQKAARLTASLPERDYLLLQAARLNDAQRK, encoded by the coding sequence ATGCCCTCATCCCTGGACACCCCTGCCGAGCAGTTGCTGCGTGACCTCGCGCCGCAGGTGCTCGGCGTCATGGTCCGGCGCTTTCATGACTTCGCGGCCTCGGAGGACGCGGTCCAAGAAGCATTGATCGCCGCGGCGCTCCAGTGGCCACGCGAGGGCATTCCCCAGGAGCCACGCGCCTGGCTGCTCCAGGTCGCCTCCCGGCGCATCGCCGACCAGGCACGGGCCGAGGCGGCCCGCCGCCACCGGGAAGCGCTCGTGGTCAGCCTCGTGCCTCCCGAGCTGCAGATCGTCCTCGCCGCCGACGCAGACGAGGCCTCGGGGCGGGACGACAGCCTCGTCCTGCTCTTCATGTGTTGCCACCCGGTGCTCACGCCGGCCTCCGCCATTGCGCTGACCCTGCGGGCCGTGGGAGGCCTGACGACAGCCGAGATCGCCAAGGCATTTCTCGTCCCAGAGGCGACGATGGCCCAGCGGATCAGCCGGGCCAAGCAGAGCATCCAGACCTCCGGCGTGCCGTTCCAGATGCCCACGCCGGAGGAGCGCGCCCAGCGTCTGGGCACCGTGCTGCACGTGCTCTACCTCCTCTTCAACGAGGGCTACACGGCCAGCGCCGGTCCTGAGCTGCAACGCATCGACCTGTCGGGCGAGGCGCTGCGCCTGACGCGCCTGCTCCGTGGCTTTCTGCCAGAAGATGGTGAGGTGGCCGGGCTGCTGGCGCTGATGCTCCTGACCGATGCGCGGCGCGCGGCACGCACCGGTCCCTCGGGCGAGCTGATTTCCCTCGATGCCCAGGACCGGAGGCTCTGGGACTCACGCGCCATCGCCGAGGGCGTGGCACTCGTCACCGAGGCATTGTCGAAGGGCTCCATCGGCACTTACCAGGTTCAAGCCGCCATCGCGGCCGTGCACGACGGGGCGGCGCGGGCCGAGGACACGGACTGGCCCCAAATCCTGGCCCTCTATGAGGTGCTCCTGAGGCTGGCCGGCAACCCGGTGGTGGCGCTCAACCACGCCGTCGCCATGGCCATGGTGCACGGCCCCAGGGCCGGGCTCGAACGCCTCAAGGCCCTCGATGCCGACGCGCGCCTTACCGGGACGCACCGCCTCGACGCCGTCCGGGCCCACCTGCTGGAACGGGCGGGCGAGCCGGAGGCCGCGATCGCGCACTACCAGAAAGCCGCCCGCCTCACGGCGAGCCTTCCAGAGCGGGACTACCTGCTGCTGCAAGCCGCGCGATTGAACGACGCTCAGCGGAAGTGA